A genomic segment from Blastopirellula marina encodes:
- a CDS encoding class I SAM-dependent methyltransferase, translated as MSLASDLKVLYHLAVKPVKGDNHAERLDSFYSGQAGAYDDFRKRLLKGREEMYRSIEPQQDAVWVDMGGGTGSNLEFISDRIGTLKHAYVVDLASSLLKVCDDRIKERGWNNVKTVEADATTWTPDEGYADVVTFSYSLTMIPDWFAAIDNALRILKPGGTIGVVDFYVSRKFPDESLKRHPWFTRSFWPVWFASDNVFPSRDHVPYLRRHFETTKLEENRAKVPYLLWFKTPYYIFTGTKREA; from the coding sequence ATGAGTCTGGCTTCAGATCTGAAAGTCTTGTATCACTTGGCCGTGAAGCCGGTGAAGGGAGACAACCACGCAGAGCGTTTAGACAGCTTCTATAGCGGTCAGGCCGGCGCGTACGATGACTTCCGCAAACGCCTGCTCAAAGGGCGGGAAGAAATGTACCGCTCGATCGAGCCCCAGCAGGATGCCGTGTGGGTCGACATGGGGGGCGGAACCGGATCGAATCTTGAATTCATTTCCGATCGCATCGGCACGCTGAAACATGCCTACGTGGTCGACCTGGCTTCGTCGCTGCTCAAGGTGTGCGACGACCGCATCAAGGAGCGTGGCTGGAACAACGTGAAGACCGTTGAGGCCGACGCCACTACCTGGACGCCGGACGAAGGTTACGCGGACGTCGTGACGTTTTCTTACTCACTGACGATGATTCCCGATTGGTTCGCAGCTATCGATAACGCGCTGCGAATCTTGAAGCCCGGCGGAACGATCGGCGTGGTCGATTTTTACGTCTCGCGTAAGTTCCCCGACGAGTCCCTCAAGCGTCATCCGTGGTTCACGCGTAGTTTCTGGCCAGTGTGGTTCGCGTCGGACAATGTCTTTCCGTCGCGCGATCATGTCCCCTATTTGAGGCGACACTTCGAAACCACCAAGCTGGAAGAGAACCGGGCCAAGGTTCCCTACTTGCTGTGGTTCAAGACACCCTATTACATCTTCACTGGCACCAAGCGTGAAGCGTAG
- a CDS encoding phytoene desaturase family protein, with product MASGGGHFDCVVIGAGHNGLITAAYLAKSGKKVAVLERRHVLGGCSTSEELWPGFKVSTASYVVSLLLPEIIRDLKLKQNGLKILPRDPASFTPTDDGRYLLLGHDVASNTKEIAKFSQHDAEQYPKYNELLERIAAVVEPILMKTAPDPLPMPKEWRNVSLTKKIRDTSRLWNFYQTFGKLGGEIPEAIELLSGAARPILERWFESEPLRATLATDAIIGAFASISAPGTAYVLLHHVMGEAGGKRGVWGFVEGGMGGIAASLAKTCEELGVTIVREAPVAKIHTSEGKTQGVELEDGTNYEAKVVASSVDANLTFRKFLSPDQLPADFLRAISNIDYASASAKINLALAEPPQFTAYPESGLSPIHRGTMHISPTMDYIERAYDDAKYGRASEEPILEMTMPTSVDKTIAPEGQHILSIFVQYAPYKLRDANWDDIKESFADRCIAKIGQYAPNVPGAVIHRQVLSPLDLERVYGLTGGNIMQGAMNFNQLFAMRPIPGWADHRTPVKGLYLCGAASHPGGGVMGACGKNAAVEILRDY from the coding sequence ATGGCATCCGGTGGCGGGCACTTTGATTGCGTTGTAATCGGCGCGGGACACAACGGCTTGATTACCGCCGCGTATCTGGCTAAGTCCGGCAAAAAAGTCGCGGTGCTCGAACGTCGGCACGTGCTGGGAGGGTGCTCGACCAGCGAAGAACTATGGCCTGGCTTCAAGGTCTCGACCGCCTCTTACGTGGTCAGCTTGCTTCTGCCGGAGATAATTCGTGATCTGAAGCTGAAGCAGAACGGCCTGAAGATCCTGCCACGCGATCCTGCCTCGTTCACCCCTACCGACGATGGACGCTACCTGCTGCTGGGGCACGATGTCGCCAGCAACACGAAGGAAATCGCCAAGTTCAGCCAGCACGACGCCGAACAGTATCCGAAGTACAACGAACTGCTCGAGCGCATTGCCGCGGTCGTCGAACCGATCCTGATGAAGACCGCTCCTGACCCGCTGCCGATGCCCAAAGAATGGCGCAACGTCTCGCTGACCAAAAAGATTCGCGACACATCACGTCTGTGGAACTTCTACCAGACGTTTGGCAAACTTGGCGGAGAGATCCCCGAAGCGATCGAGCTCCTTTCCGGCGCGGCCCGGCCAATCCTCGAGCGCTGGTTTGAGAGTGAACCTCTACGAGCCACTCTGGCTACCGATGCGATCATCGGCGCGTTCGCGTCAATCTCGGCACCAGGTACCGCCTACGTGCTACTGCATCACGTGATGGGCGAAGCCGGCGGCAAGCGGGGCGTATGGGGTTTCGTCGAAGGAGGTATGGGGGGCATTGCCGCTTCACTAGCCAAGACCTGCGAAGAACTGGGGGTAACGATCGTTCGTGAAGCACCGGTCGCCAAGATCCACACCAGCGAAGGAAAGACGCAAGGGGTCGAACTCGAAGATGGAACAAACTACGAAGCCAAAGTAGTGGCTTCGAGCGTGGACGCCAACCTGACGTTCCGCAAGTTCCTTTCGCCAGATCAACTGCCGGCCGATTTCCTGCGGGCTATCTCGAACATCGATTACGCTTCCGCTTCGGCAAAGATCAACCTCGCCCTGGCTGAACCGCCACAGTTCACGGCGTACCCCGAATCAGGCCTGAGCCCGATTCATCGCGGCACGATGCACATCTCGCCCACGATGGACTACATCGAACGCGCGTACGACGACGCCAAGTATGGCCGCGCGAGCGAAGAACCTATTCTCGAAATGACGATGCCCACCTCGGTCGACAAAACGATCGCCCCGGAAGGGCAACACATTCTGTCGATCTTTGTACAGTACGCCCCTTACAAGCTGCGGGACGCAAACTGGGACGACATCAAGGAATCGTTTGCCGATCGCTGCATCGCCAAGATTGGCCAGTATGCTCCGAACGTGCCAGGGGCCGTCATCCATCGCCAGGTCCTCTCGCCGCTCGATCTCGAACGAGTATACGGGCTGACTGGAGGCAACATCATGCAAGGGGCGATGAACTTCAATCAGCTCTTCGCCATGCGACCGATCCCAGGCTGGGCTGATCATCGCACTCCGGTAAAAGGACTGTACCTGTGCGGAGCCGCCAGCCACCCTGGCGGTGGTGTGATGGGGGCGTGCGGCAAGAATGCCGCTGTCGAGATCTTGCGAGACTACTAA
- a CDS encoding DUF1559 domain-containing protein, whose protein sequence is MIWANSKQLASWVFVAFVCLGMTGCGGCGGDSPSSKLARFDFKRNSGNDEEKPAEAPAKKPAAEEPKPTPPAAKKPAETKPAAPAPAAETKPVEKPTPDPTPQPEPAAEPMAPVTPAATTEVASVTPTETSTTQIPGARDRFAILEGFKLQPVQGDRAHTKARSKAVLHILGQALAQQIADNQTIPAASPTDKSGRQLLSWRVHLLPYLGYTDLYNKFKLDEPWDSPHNIKLSGEKPYAFMTPETPDDRTNFVFMTGPTCAANDRRANPVSSLSPRGLHNSVVVVEVADPAHRVVWTKPDDLAFDPLDPAMAITGWPDSRFLAITGDGVVHEFPVISNDHLNRLFIVSNPISLGEIATSTPQKLGTTNGTNSPVETSMTSTEPGAALSRNDLDPNKLPLPSRVEIDSATLELRRLFQNEARAADQDKKKEEIATKLLQHAEYLKNDPAKQCAALQIAYRFAILAKNPVLLKDAFDKLQETFQVDSFSSDLYTVRFGAENLQKIPAHELPEFREVAKSVLERAEQENNYEAMNELIQIGTRFAASQNDQKVIAELDQLKERIKASRKDYDAIQARFLSLEVPSLDEAGNLMVGKFWCVHRNDWEKGFPFLLRSNDDRFEYLAETELTAPIDPRVQFKIAEGWWEIGISSPPGAERNKFLGRAAQWFKLANANMTDSIEKVTSQQRLQEFTRLTGITDIPDLR, encoded by the coding sequence ATGATTTGGGCAAATTCGAAGCAACTGGCTTCGTGGGTTTTTGTAGCGTTTGTCTGTTTGGGGATGACCGGCTGCGGCGGTTGCGGGGGAGATTCCCCGTCGAGCAAGCTGGCCCGATTCGATTTCAAGCGAAATTCGGGTAACGACGAAGAAAAACCAGCGGAGGCCCCTGCCAAGAAGCCTGCTGCGGAAGAACCCAAGCCAACGCCACCTGCCGCAAAGAAGCCTGCGGAAACCAAGCCCGCCGCTCCTGCTCCGGCTGCTGAAACGAAACCAGTCGAGAAACCAACGCCAGATCCAACTCCCCAACCAGAGCCTGCGGCAGAACCGATGGCCCCGGTAACCCCGGCGGCCACAACCGAGGTTGCGTCGGTCACACCAACCGAGACTTCGACGACACAGATCCCCGGTGCCCGCGATCGATTTGCGATCCTCGAAGGTTTCAAGCTTCAGCCGGTCCAAGGTGATCGAGCCCATACCAAAGCGCGATCAAAAGCCGTTCTGCACATTCTCGGCCAGGCTCTGGCCCAGCAGATTGCGGATAACCAAACAATCCCCGCCGCTTCCCCTACCGACAAAAGTGGACGACAATTGCTAAGCTGGCGAGTCCACTTGCTTCCGTATCTCGGTTACACCGATCTGTACAACAAGTTCAAACTGGATGAACCGTGGGATAGCCCGCACAACATCAAGCTGTCAGGCGAAAAGCCATACGCGTTCATGACGCCGGAAACACCGGACGATCGCACGAACTTCGTGTTCATGACTGGCCCCACGTGTGCTGCGAATGATCGCCGAGCGAACCCAGTAAGCTCGCTCAGTCCGCGAGGCCTGCACAATTCAGTCGTGGTGGTGGAAGTCGCCGATCCGGCCCATCGCGTGGTTTGGACCAAGCCCGATGATCTGGCGTTCGATCCGCTAGACCCCGCTATGGCCATCACAGGCTGGCCGGACAGCCGCTTCTTAGCGATTACTGGGGATGGTGTCGTTCACGAATTCCCCGTGATCAGCAACGATCACCTCAACCGACTATTCATCGTCAGTAACCCGATCAGCCTGGGTGAAATTGCCACAAGCACTCCTCAGAAGCTTGGCACCACCAACGGCACGAATAGCCCGGTCGAAACCTCGATGACTTCCACCGAGCCTGGTGCTGCCTTATCGCGAAACGATCTCGACCCTAACAAGTTGCCGCTTCCCTCGCGCGTTGAAATCGACAGCGCGACGCTTGAATTGCGACGCCTATTCCAGAACGAAGCTCGTGCGGCTGACCAGGACAAGAAGAAGGAAGAGATCGCCACGAAGCTCCTTCAGCATGCGGAATATTTGAAGAACGATCCGGCCAAACAATGTGCAGCTCTGCAGATCGCCTATCGCTTCGCCATCCTGGCCAAGAACCCCGTGCTGTTGAAAGACGCGTTCGATAAGCTGCAAGAGACGTTCCAAGTCGACAGCTTCAGTTCCGATTTGTACACCGTACGCTTCGGGGCAGAGAACCTGCAAAAGATTCCAGCGCACGAGCTTCCCGAGTTTCGCGAGGTGGCTAAGTCCGTTCTGGAACGTGCCGAACAAGAGAACAACTACGAGGCGATGAACGAACTGATTCAGATTGGCACTCGCTTTGCCGCCAGCCAAAACGATCAGAAAGTCATTGCCGAACTGGATCAACTGAAAGAACGCATCAAGGCCTCGCGTAAGGACTACGATGCCATTCAGGCCCGTTTCCTCTCGCTCGAAGTTCCTTCGCTCGACGAGGCAGGTAACTTAATGGTTGGCAAGTTCTGGTGCGTTCATCGCAACGACTGGGAAAAGGGATTCCCGTTCCTGCTGCGAAGCAACGACGATCGGTTCGAGTACCTGGCCGAGACGGAATTGACCGCACCGATTGATCCTCGTGTCCAATTCAAGATTGCTGAAGGGTGGTGGGAAATTGGTATCAGCAGTCCACCTGGTGCCGAACGCAATAAGTTTCTCGGCCGCGCGGCTCAGTGGTTTAAACTGGCCAACGCAAACATGACCGACTCGATCGAGAAGGTCACGTCGCAGCAACGTCTGCAAGAGTTTACGCGGCTCACCGGCATCACCGATATTCCCGATCTCAGGTAA
- a CDS encoding fluoride efflux transporter FluC, whose amino-acid sequence MTKVILILTIALFGALGALGRVYVGSFLQGYSPEFDSVRFPIGTLAVNVLGCLVFGFLGYLGHHHEILPAFWRTVLLSGLLGSFTTFSTFGFETVLLYQDAPYGKFYLAAANVLLNVTLGVGAIVLGLQLGRLWTGN is encoded by the coding sequence ATGACCAAAGTTATCCTCATCCTGACCATCGCACTTTTCGGAGCATTGGGTGCGTTGGGGCGCGTCTACGTGGGCTCGTTCCTTCAAGGCTATTCGCCTGAATTCGACTCGGTGCGTTTCCCGATCGGCACGTTAGCGGTGAACGTGCTGGGGTGTTTAGTATTCGGCTTCCTGGGATACCTGGGGCACCACCACGAAATCCTTCCGGCTTTCTGGCGTACGGTGCTCCTCTCGGGCTTGCTCGGATCGTTCACGACGTTTTCGACCTTTGGTTTCGAGACGGTGCTGCTGTATCAGGATGCACCGTACGGAAAGTTCTACCTGGCAGCGGCGAACGTCCTGCTGAACGTTACCCTGGGGGTCGGTGCGATCGTGCTGGGGCTGCAACTGGGAAGGTTGTGGACCGGAAATTGA
- a CDS encoding DinB family protein codes for MNAVTPILRLHQHRVWATHHLLEACGHLSEEQLHQPHEIGQETLWKTICHMYAAEFVWLAALQGTDDAIAPGDVAGKLPGNQEGEGAATSRTMLIERWQKLDQRWSAYLNSLTPEDLTQTIYRKSSSSYQGQRIGSQAMDVLLHVATHAHYTTAQAINMLRHSGLTDLPPSMLITLARSEAVT; via the coding sequence ATGAATGCCGTCACTCCGATCTTGCGTCTGCACCAGCATCGCGTCTGGGCCACCCATCACCTGCTGGAAGCCTGCGGCCATCTTAGCGAAGAGCAGTTGCATCAGCCCCACGAAATTGGGCAAGAGACCCTTTGGAAAACGATTTGCCACATGTATGCCGCCGAATTCGTTTGGCTGGCGGCGCTGCAAGGAACAGACGATGCGATTGCCCCGGGCGATGTCGCCGGAAAGCTGCCTGGCAATCAGGAAGGAGAGGGAGCCGCAACGTCACGAACGATGCTGATCGAGCGTTGGCAGAAACTCGATCAGCGCTGGAGTGCATATCTCAACTCGCTGACGCCAGAGGACCTGACGCAAACCATCTATCGCAAAAGTTCCAGTAGCTACCAGGGGCAACGCATCGGTAGCCAGGCTATGGATGTCCTTCTGCACGTGGCGACGCATGCCCATTACACCACCGCCCAGGCCATCAACATGCTGCGTCACAGTGGGCTGACCGACTTGCCCCCTTCGATGCTGATTACCCTGGCCCGTAGCGAGGCTGTCACGTAA
- a CDS encoding phosphoglycerate kinase, with the protein MAKLSIADVDVSGKKVLMRVDFNVPLDGDKITDDRRIEMALPSIKSVVDRGGQLILMSHLGRPEPGEDNSAYSLKPAAVRLGELLGKEVAFASDTVGDDAAAKVAALTDGGVVVLENLRFEKGEKKGDAAFAGKLAAFADIYCNDAFGTCHRTDASMVAVPEAMDGKPKVVGFLVEKEITYLSDAIGNPKRPFVAILGGAKVSDKIMVIKNLLGICDKVLIGGAMAYTFSLAQGGKVGKSLVEKDKVELAKELIAAGGDKLVLPVDTHCGDDFSGDCNKLVVKAGEIPDEYEGLDVGPETAKLYADLVKDAQTVVWNGPMGVFEMPPFDAGTKAVAEAIAESDAISIIGGGDSAAAIGQFGLDDKVTHVSTGGGASLSMLEGQAFKAVDILDDK; encoded by the coding sequence ATGGCAAAGCTATCGATCGCCGACGTAGACGTTAGTGGCAAGAAAGTCCTAATGCGGGTTGACTTTAACGTCCCGCTGGACGGTGACAAGATCACGGACGATCGTCGCATCGAAATGGCCCTTCCTTCGATCAAATCGGTTGTCGATCGTGGCGGTCAGTTGATCCTGATGAGCCACCTGGGCCGTCCTGAGCCAGGCGAAGACAACTCGGCTTACAGCCTGAAGCCTGCCGCGGTTCGCCTGGGTGAATTGCTGGGCAAAGAAGTTGCTTTCGCCTCGGATACGGTGGGTGACGATGCGGCCGCCAAGGTTGCTGCCCTGACCGATGGTGGTGTCGTGGTGCTGGAAAACCTTCGCTTTGAAAAGGGCGAAAAGAAAGGTGACGCCGCGTTCGCTGGCAAGCTCGCCGCGTTTGCCGACATCTACTGCAACGACGCGTTTGGTACCTGCCACCGCACCGATGCCTCGATGGTTGCCGTGCCGGAAGCGATGGACGGCAAGCCGAAGGTTGTTGGTTTCCTGGTTGAAAAGGAAATCACCTACCTGTCCGACGCCATCGGCAACCCCAAGCGTCCGTTCGTCGCGATCCTGGGTGGTGCCAAGGTTTCCGACAAGATCATGGTCATCAAGAACCTGCTGGGCATCTGCGATAAAGTGCTCATCGGTGGGGCCATGGCTTACACATTCTCGCTGGCCCAGGGTGGCAAGGTTGGCAAGAGCCTGGTCGAAAAGGACAAGGTTGAACTGGCCAAAGAATTGATCGCAGCTGGCGGCGACAAGCTGGTTCTGCCGGTCGACACCCATTGCGGCGATGACTTCAGTGGCGACTGCAACAAGCTGGTTGTCAAGGCAGGCGAGATTCCGGACGAATACGAAGGTCTCGACGTCGGTCCAGAAACGGCCAAGCTCTACGCCGACCTGGTGAAGGACGCCCAAACGGTTGTCTGGAATGGTCCGATGGGCGTGTTCGAAATGCCTCCGTTCGACGCCGGTACCAAGGCCGTCGCCGAAGCCATTGCGGAGTCGGATGCGATCAGCATCATCGGTGGTGGTGACAGTGCCGCTGCGATCGGCCAGTTCGGCCTGGACGACAAAGTCACCCACGTTTCGACCGGCGGCGGTGCCAGCTTGTCGATGCTGGAAGGCCAGGCCTTCAAGGCCGTTGATATTCTCGACGACAAATAA
- a CDS encoding heavy metal translocating P-type ATPase, protein MTHQAQDDSSARFSSVILQVAELDCAEEVRILKDGLAEKPGIEKLDFDVMRGRMDVQYDAEHWNVKRLLEAVRSLGMTAQEVIETPQATAAEEPVRHNYKRERALVRSGAFLLVAVVIQAWESGGLAALFGHGDGVHSISVLSILLYLISISLGLRWIAPKALKSVLRFSADMNLLMTVAVIGAIVLGDFFEAAMVTFLFTLSEVLEQRSVAKARRSIQSLMSLAPDVARVKTEEGIEEVATDEIENGNICLVRPGERIPLDGTVVQGVSAIDQAPITGESVPVEKEPGDPVYAGTINGSGSIEFRVEGTSGSTLLNRIVRLIDQAYQRRAPSEQWVDQFARWYTPTMMLLAVAVMVIPPTIIGWSVESATTWFYNGLVLLVIACPCALVISTPVSIVSALTAAARNGVLVKGGLSLETIAKVKAVVLDKTGTLTTGMPSVISVQCLGDITEERALALAAGVQNHSTHPIAKAILNYVEQHQGIPAEFAQVEEIPGRGISGQTDGQTFWLGSTRLATEQGADVAGIEAAVANTGVNAVVLGQGNQILATLHLQDQLRETAAHAVASLHRLGVAQVELISGDRTNVVQQVAEEVGVDAWKAEQLPEDKIEAVTRLRHDHKLVAMVGDGINDGPALAAADVGIAMGAMGSDTAIETADVALMSDEIEKLPWLIAHGRKTLRLIRQNIFAALAIKVIFIVLTMVGFSNLWLAILADTGVSLAVIANSLRLLRTKTS, encoded by the coding sequence ATGACACACCAAGCTCAGGACGACTCATCTGCCCGGTTCTCGTCGGTCATCCTTCAGGTTGCCGAACTCGACTGCGCGGAAGAAGTACGAATTCTCAAGGACGGCCTAGCCGAGAAGCCAGGGATAGAGAAGCTCGACTTCGACGTCATGCGGGGGCGGATGGACGTACAGTACGACGCCGAACACTGGAACGTCAAACGGTTGTTGGAAGCGGTCCGTTCGCTGGGCATGACAGCTCAGGAAGTGATCGAGACGCCCCAGGCGACGGCGGCAGAAGAGCCGGTACGGCATAACTACAAACGCGAGCGGGCCTTGGTTCGCAGTGGTGCGTTTCTGTTGGTGGCGGTGGTGATTCAGGCCTGGGAGTCCGGCGGGCTCGCGGCACTCTTCGGGCATGGGGACGGGGTGCATTCGATCTCAGTCCTGTCGATCCTGCTATACCTGATTTCAATTTCCCTGGGCCTTCGCTGGATCGCCCCCAAAGCTTTGAAATCGGTCCTGCGGTTTTCCGCCGATATGAATTTGCTGATGACAGTCGCGGTTATCGGTGCAATTGTCCTGGGGGACTTCTTCGAAGCGGCGATGGTGACGTTCCTGTTCACGTTGTCGGAAGTCCTCGAACAGCGCAGTGTCGCCAAGGCCCGGCGTTCGATCCAATCGCTCATGTCGCTGGCCCCAGACGTCGCGCGAGTGAAAACAGAAGAGGGGATCGAAGAAGTCGCGACCGATGAAATCGAGAACGGTAACATCTGCCTTGTGCGTCCCGGCGAACGTATTCCCTTGGATGGTACCGTCGTTCAAGGGGTTTCCGCGATCGATCAAGCGCCGATCACCGGTGAGTCGGTCCCGGTTGAAAAAGAACCTGGCGATCCCGTTTACGCAGGCACCATCAACGGCAGCGGAAGCATCGAGTTCCGTGTGGAAGGGACCTCCGGATCCACGCTTTTGAACCGGATCGTGCGGCTGATCGATCAGGCCTACCAGCGCCGCGCCCCAAGCGAACAGTGGGTCGATCAGTTTGCCCGCTGGTACACTCCCACGATGATGCTGCTGGCGGTGGCCGTGATGGTGATTCCTCCGACGATCATTGGCTGGTCAGTCGAATCGGCGACGACCTGGTTCTACAACGGGCTCGTCCTGCTGGTTATCGCGTGCCCGTGTGCGCTGGTGATCTCGACACCGGTCAGCATTGTGTCCGCTTTGACGGCGGCCGCACGCAATGGGGTGCTGGTCAAAGGAGGCCTTTCGCTGGAAACGATCGCCAAAGTCAAAGCGGTTGTGCTCGACAAGACCGGGACGCTGACCACCGGGATGCCATCGGTGATAAGCGTACAGTGCTTGGGAGATATCACCGAAGAACGAGCCTTGGCCCTGGCCGCTGGGGTGCAGAACCACAGCACGCATCCCATCGCCAAAGCGATTCTGAATTACGTCGAACAACACCAGGGAATCCCGGCGGAGTTTGCCCAGGTCGAAGAAATTCCCGGACGCGGCATCTCTGGGCAAACCGACGGGCAAACGTTCTGGCTCGGCAGCACACGTCTCGCGACCGAACAAGGCGCGGACGTCGCCGGTATTGAAGCCGCCGTTGCCAATACGGGCGTCAATGCGGTGGTCCTGGGACAAGGGAATCAGATTCTGGCAACCTTGCACTTGCAAGATCAGCTACGAGAAACGGCAGCTCATGCGGTCGCGTCGCTGCACCGCCTGGGGGTCGCGCAGGTCGAACTCATTTCTGGCGACCGAACAAACGTGGTTCAGCAAGTTGCCGAGGAAGTTGGAGTCGATGCCTGGAAGGCCGAGCAGTTGCCAGAAGACAAGATCGAAGCGGTCACGCGTCTGCGGCACGACCACAAACTGGTGGCCATGGTTGGCGACGGCATCAACGACGGTCCCGCGCTGGCCGCGGCAGACGTGGGGATTGCCATGGGTGCGATGGGAAGTGATACGGCGATCGAAACGGCCGACGTCGCGCTGATGTCGGACGAGATCGAGAAGCTGCCGTGGCTGATTGCTCATGGCCGAAAAACATTGCGCCTGATCCGGCAGAATATCTTTGCGGCCCTGGCGATCAAGGTGATCTTTATCGTTCTGACGATGGTCGGCTTTTCCAACCTATGGCTGGCCATTCTGGCCGACACAGGCGTTTCGCTGGCAGTGATTGCCAATAGCCTGCGGTTACTGCGGACGAAAACGTCGTAA
- a CDS encoding ZIP family metal transporter — MLLLAIYCLLIIAASLLGGWLPVVIRLTHTRMQMMMSAVGGLMLGVGILHMLPHGIAECNSLDWAMGSLLVGLITTFFLMRLFHFHEHAPIENEYPGTTAGDHKHGGHLHCDHEHDHPGHAHGHNHSHNAPDSKMRWLGVFMGLSLHTLLDGIALAAGVSAAAHHNSAFMGLLGLGVFLGIFLHKPLDALSITFIMRQSKWPVSVINIVNLGYALMCPLGVLVFFAGYNGFDADKQFMVGLALCFSAGVFLCISLADILPEVQFHSHDKVKLSLVMLLGVAVAYLIGFAEPGGLHDHSKPPQDQSAEVTEP, encoded by the coding sequence ATGCTGTTGCTGGCGATCTATTGCCTACTGATCATCGCTGCCTCCCTGCTGGGAGGGTGGCTGCCAGTGGTCATCCGCCTGACGCATACCCGCATGCAGATGATGATGAGCGCCGTCGGTGGTCTGATGCTGGGGGTGGGTATTCTGCACATGCTGCCGCACGGGATAGCCGAGTGCAACTCGCTCGACTGGGCGATGGGCAGTTTGCTGGTGGGCTTGATAACGACCTTCTTCCTGATGCGGCTATTTCACTTTCACGAACATGCCCCCATCGAAAACGAATACCCCGGCACGACCGCTGGCGATCATAAGCACGGCGGCCACTTGCATTGTGATCATGAACATGATCATCCTGGACACGCGCATGGGCACAATCATTCGCATAATGCCCCTGACTCGAAGATGCGCTGGCTGGGGGTCTTCATGGGCCTATCGCTGCATACTCTGTTAGATGGCATCGCGTTGGCCGCTGGCGTTTCAGCGGCCGCCCATCACAATTCGGCTTTCATGGGGCTCTTGGGGCTGGGTGTCTTTCTGGGGATCTTCCTGCACAAGCCGCTCGACGCGTTGTCGATCACTTTCATCATGCGTCAAAGCAAGTGGCCGGTGAGCGTCATCAATATCGTCAATCTGGGATACGCGTTGATGTGCCCTCTGGGCGTGCTGGTATTCTTCGCTGGCTACAACGGATTCGATGCCGACAAGCAGTTCATGGTAGGCCTGGCCCTCTGTTTTTCGGCAGGTGTCTTCCTGTGTATCTCGCTGGCCGACATCTTGCCGGAAGTACAGTTCCACTCGCACGACAAGGTTAAGCTCTCGCTGGTCATGCTGCTGGGGGTTGCGGTGGCCTACCTGATCGGTTTCGCCGAGCCAGGGGGTCTGCACGACCACAGTAAACCGCCGCAAGACCAATCCGCGGAAGTCACCGAACCGTAG
- a CDS encoding DUF1080 domain-containing protein — translation MLKRLAAGALVCLMLSAVATAAEGEWKSLMDGKSFEGWKISENPDSWKIEDGAFVAKGDRSHLFYVGEDKPFKNFEFKAKVKTNENSNGGIYFHTKFQDTGWPKYGFEAQVNNTHKDPKKTGGIYSVKDVMNNSPAKDGEWFDYYIKVDGKHIVTKINGKVAADYTEPDDAQPGKDFTRVLDKGTFALQAHDPGSTVWFKDIQVRRLDD, via the coding sequence ATGTTGAAGCGTTTGGCCGCAGGTGCCCTGGTTTGTTTGATGTTGTCCGCTGTCGCTACCGCCGCCGAAGGCGAGTGGAAGTCGCTGATGGACGGCAAGTCGTTCGAAGGTTGGAAGATCAGCGAAAACCCTGATTCGTGGAAGATCGAAGACGGTGCGTTCGTCGCCAAGGGTGATCGCAGCCACCTCTTCTATGTCGGCGAAGACAAGCCGTTCAAGAACTTCGAATTCAAAGCTAAGGTCAAGACCAACGAGAACAGCAACGGTGGCATCTACTTCCACACCAAGTTCCAAGACACCGGCTGGCCAAAGTATGGCTTCGAAGCCCAGGTGAACAACACCCACAAGGATCCGAAGAAGACCGGTGGTATCTACTCGGTCAAAGACGTCATGAACAACTCGCCAGCCAAAGACGGCGAATGGTTCGACTATTACATCAAGGTTGATGGCAAGCACATCGTGACCAAGATCAACGGTAAGGTCGCTGCCGACTACACCGAACCAGACGACGCCCAACCAGGCAAAGATTTCACTCGCGTCCTGGACAAGGGTACCTTCGCCCTGCAAGCCCACGATCCAGGCAGCACCGTCTGGTTCAAGGACATCCAGGTTCGTCGTCTGGACGACTAG